The Desulfobaculum xiamenense DNA segment GGCTCCTACCAGCGTAGCGGCACCTACTACGACACAGGCGGCTCGTACTTCCCGCTCATGCATACCGACACGCGCGTGCACCCCAAGGAACGCGTCATCGGCATCCTCGACGGCGGCGCGGCGCTGGCCGTTTCCCGCGAGGCGGTGAAGCGGCTCGGGGTTGGCACCATCGAATACGGCATGAATCCGGTGGTCGTGTTCCATGATCCGGACCTCAACATCCCGCGCGCCTACCTCGCCACGGTGAACGACACCGTGCTGAACATGGTCGATCGCAACGGCGACATCATGGACGAACAAACGCATTCGCGCTGGACCGTAAGCGGCGAGGCCATCGAGGGCCGGCTGCGCGGAACGCGGCTTATTCCCGTGCTCGGCACGGACTGCATGTGGTTCGCGTGGAAGGCCTTCCACCCGCAGACGCAATACTGGAACGGCGACTTCCTCCCCACCTACTGAAATGGACGACGAACGCCGGAACACATCCGACGCATTGCGCAATCACCCGCAAGCATATACCATCCCGACAATGGAAACATTCGCGACAGACGCGCCACATGGGGCGCAAGGCCCACAGCCCCCCATCCGCTGCGTCATCTTCGACTTCGACGGAACCCTCGCGCGCACGTCCATCGACTTCGGGAAAATGAAGGACGACATCACGCGCATCGTGCGCGGCTTTCTGCCCGATCACCCCGCCCCCGGCACGACTCCGGCGCTGGAATGGGCACATGACGCGGCCATGCGCCTCGACGCCGGGGACTCCCCACTTGGCGAGCTGCTACGCACCTGCGTCGCCGCCGCCATCCGGCACATCGAAATGGACGCGGCATCACGCGGAGAACCCTTCGCCTTCACCCGCCCCATGCTCTCACAACTGCGCGGGCGTGGCGTGGGCGTGGCCATCATTACCCGCAACTGTACCGAGGCGGTGGAAACGGTCCTGCCCGATGCCCGAAGCCTCGCAGACGTGCTCCTCTCGCGCGACGACGTGCGCAACGTGAAGCCGCATCCCGAGCACGCCCTCGCGGCCATGGCAGCACTGGGCGCGCTTCCGGCCCACACCATCGTGGTGGGAGATCATCCCCTCGACATCGAAACGGGCCAGCGCGCGGGCACGGCAACCGCAGGCGTGCTCACCGGCAACGCCAGCCGCGAGCAGTTCCTCGCCTGCGGAGCAGACCTGATCGCCAACGACGCGGCGGCGCTCATCGAAACCCTCGCCCGGGACGGCCGACTGGCGACGCATCCCGGCACACTGCGCCACTGCGGATGACGCGGATTCTACTGGACAAACGACATCACGGATCGGAGATGTGCTCATGAGTTTCACCCTGTGGTTCACCGGCCTTTCCGGAGCGGGCAAATCCACGCTGGCCCGCAACAGCTATTTCGAGTTGAAGAGCCGGGGACTCGCGGCCGAACTGCTCGATGGCGACCTCATCCGTACCAACTTCAGTTCGGAATTAGGCTTCACCCGGCGCGACCGCGATATCAACATCCGCCGCATCGGCTTCATCTGCCATCTGCTGAACCGCAACGGCATCATCTGCGTGGTGGCGGCCATTTCTCCCTACGCCGAGGCCCGCGCCCAGAACCGCGAACTGCTGGGGCGCTACGTCGAGGTCTTCTGCCGCTGCCCGCTGGAGGTGGCCGAGGGCCGCGACGTCAAGGGGCTCTACGCCCGCGCCCGCAAAGGCGAAATCCCCAACTTCACCGGC contains these protein-coding regions:
- a CDS encoding HAD family hydrolase, producing METFATDAPHGAQGPQPPIRCVIFDFDGTLARTSIDFGKMKDDITRIVRGFLPDHPAPGTTPALEWAHDAAMRLDAGDSPLGELLRTCVAAAIRHIEMDAASRGEPFAFTRPMLSQLRGRGVGVAIITRNCTEAVETVLPDARSLADVLLSRDDVRNVKPHPEHALAAMAALGALPAHTIVVGDHPLDIETGQRAGTATAGVLTGNASREQFLACGADLIANDAAALIETLARDGRLATHPGTLRHCG
- the cysC gene encoding adenylyl-sulfate kinase; translated protein: MSFTLWFTGLSGAGKSTLARNSYFELKSRGLAAELLDGDLIRTNFSSELGFTRRDRDINIRRIGFICHLLNRNGIICVVAAISPYAEARAQNRELLGRYVEVFCRCPLEVAEGRDVKGLYARARKGEIPNFTGISDPYEAPLAPEIVADTANTGINDCLCSVLGWLERNSYIPEADSCPRTSFSLNDEREWRSRLIRLGYAKGLD